The following are encoded together in the bacterium genome:
- a CDS encoding DUF2889 domain-containing protein, with the protein MTTPGRPEPGGEPVHVRAQSVTATLAPDGTLDVRGSLLDLRTRGFLPVGGSMQGMGIIHHMELAWTVDAAAGTVVGWRPVQPTVAFEATAETGGESCRDPLGRLTALGATPLGRPLSAALREQIGGPLGCSHLVTLGLFMDAALRAGLARRPPGAAHAAPRPLWRRDVVFDAHEETAGRVAVAVRLADLDWNDAPADALAPERFARLHELAARVDADLWPGTLAAITGAERLRTAARFTAEPWTDRATLLAPLAGIGLARGAAAAIATGLGDGPEAAPWRDALAMLPPALVQCRAAHPDAWHEKVRATPRHPGLTALPDSCFMWRRDGALERIRQQQGAGKGGR; encoded by the coding sequence ATGACGACTCCGGGACGGCCCGAGCCGGGCGGCGAGCCGGTCCACGTCCGCGCCCAGAGCGTCACGGCGACGCTCGCGCCCGACGGCACGCTCGACGTGCGCGGCAGCCTGCTCGATCTGCGCACGCGCGGCTTCCTCCCCGTCGGCGGCAGCATGCAGGGGATGGGCATCATCCATCACATGGAGCTGGCGTGGACGGTCGACGCGGCCGCCGGCACCGTCGTGGGCTGGCGCCCCGTGCAGCCGACGGTGGCGTTCGAGGCCACGGCCGAGACCGGCGGCGAGAGCTGCCGTGATCCGCTCGGCCGCCTGACGGCGCTCGGCGCGACGCCGCTCGGCCGGCCGCTCTCGGCGGCGCTGCGCGAGCAGATCGGCGGCCCCCTCGGCTGCTCGCACCTCGTCACGCTCGGGCTCTTCATGGACGCCGCGCTGCGTGCCGGCCTCGCCCGCCGCCCGCCGGGGGCCGCGCACGCGGCGCCGCGGCCGCTCTGGCGGCGCGACGTCGTCTTCGACGCGCACGAGGAGACGGCGGGCCGCGTCGCCGTCGCCGTGCGCCTCGCCGACCTCGACTGGAACGACGCGCCGGCCGACGCCCTCGCCCCCGAGCGCTTCGCGCGCCTGCACGAGCTGGCCGCCCGCGTCGACGCCGACCTCTGGCCCGGCACGCTCGCCGCGATCACGGGGGCCGAGCGTCTGCGCACCGCCGCACGCTTCACCGCCGAGCCGTGGACCGATCGCGCGACCCTGCTCGCCCCGCTCGCCGGCATCGGCCTCGCCCGCGGCGCCGCAGCCGCGATCGCCACCGGGCTCGGCGACGGCCCCGAGGCCGCGCCCTGGCGCGACGCCCTCGCGATGCTGCCGCCCGCGCTCGTCCAGTGCCGCGCCGCGCATCCCGACGCGTGGCACGAGAAGGTACGCGCCACGCCGCGCCATCCCGGCCTCACCGCCCTCCCCGACTCCTGCTTCATGTGGCGTCGCGACGGCGCGCTCGAGCGCATCCGCCAGCAGCAGGGCGCGGGCAAGGGCGGCCGCTGA
- a CDS encoding beta-lactamase family protein, with amino-acid sequence MIRFVVGAAAALFLLATPAGAASAARADAALDRALQKLVAMREGPPGVIALVQRGADLVVHTAGVADVADGRPPVATDHMRIASVTKAFSGAVALSLVQQGRLGLDDTIGQRRPDLPAQWHGVTLRQLLNHTSGVPDFISTQAAQDAIRKSLDVAPPPRRLLDFVQDAPLKNQGRYHYSNSDNIIVGLIAEAVTEGSYQTALADLVAAPLGLVATSLPVGPAMPAPFLHGYDLEDGTYDDASELLAAGWAWASGGIVSTPADLNRFIRGYVGGALFGPAVQAEQRRFVRGGGSEPRGPGRNAAGLALFRYATRCGTVYGHTGNTFGYTQFAAASADGNRSATMAITLQRTQESEGRGRKVFRALRRAELLAVCAALAR; translated from the coding sequence ATGATCCGCTTCGTCGTCGGCGCGGCCGCCGCCCTCTTCCTCCTCGCGACGCCGGCCGGCGCCGCCTCCGCCGCGCGGGCCGACGCGGCGCTCGATCGCGCGCTCCAGAAGCTCGTGGCGATGCGCGAGGGGCCGCCGGGCGTCATCGCCCTCGTCCAGCGCGGCGCCGACCTCGTGGTGCACACGGCCGGCGTCGCCGACGTCGCCGACGGCCGGCCGCCGGTCGCGACCGACCACATGCGCATCGCCAGCGTGACGAAGGCGTTCAGCGGCGCCGTCGCGCTGTCGCTGGTGCAGCAGGGGCGGCTCGGGCTCGACGATACGATCGGCCAGCGGCGCCCCGATCTGCCGGCACAGTGGCACGGCGTCACGCTGCGCCAGCTCCTGAACCATACGAGCGGCGTCCCCGACTTCATCAGCACGCAGGCCGCACAGGACGCGATCCGCAAGTCGCTCGACGTGGCGCCGCCTCCGCGCCGACTGCTCGACTTCGTGCAGGACGCGCCGCTCAAGAACCAGGGCCGCTACCACTACTCGAACTCCGACAACATCATCGTCGGGCTCATCGCGGAGGCGGTGACCGAAGGCTCCTACCAGACGGCGCTCGCCGACCTGGTGGCCGCGCCGCTCGGCCTGGTCGCGACCTCGCTGCCCGTCGGCCCCGCGATGCCGGCGCCGTTCCTCCACGGCTACGATCTCGAGGACGGCACGTACGACGACGCGAGCGAGCTCCTCGCCGCCGGCTGGGCCTGGGCTTCGGGCGGCATCGTGTCGACGCCGGCGGACCTGAACCGCTTCATCCGCGGCTACGTCGGCGGCGCGCTGTTCGGCCCCGCCGTGCAGGCGGAGCAGCGCCGCTTCGTGCGCGGCGGCGGCTCCGAGCCGCGCGGGCCGGGCCGCAACGCCGCGGGCCTCGCGCTGTTCCGCTACGCCACCCGCTGCGGGACGGTGTACGGCCACACCGGCAACACCTTCGGCTACACGCAGTTCGCCGCCGCGAGCGCCGACGGCAACCGCTCCGCGACCATGGCCATCACCCTCCAGCGCACGCAGGAGAGCGAGGGCCGCGGCCGCAAGGTGTTCCGCGCCCTGCGCCGCGCCGAGCTGCTCGCCGTCTGCGCCGCGCTGGCACGCTGA
- a CDS encoding NAAT family transporter — protein MHEFATAFGISFAAMFPMLNPIGHAPMFYALTQDDSAGYRHRQALKSSLYAVLILVIALLAGEYILTFFGITLNDLRIAGGVLVARTAWAMLGNDSRVTAREHEAAQDKDDISLTPMATPILSGPGAMSLAVGLVSYGNTPLAYGGYLAGFVALGLLTWVCLRWSDVVVRSISVNAIGAMNRILGFLILAIGVDLVVRGVRGALLPAS, from the coding sequence ATGCACGAGTTCGCCACCGCCTTCGGCATCTCCTTCGCAGCCATGTTCCCGATGCTGAACCCCATCGGACACGCGCCGATGTTCTACGCCCTCACCCAGGACGACTCCGCGGGCTACCGCCATCGGCAGGCCCTCAAGTCCTCGCTCTACGCGGTCCTGATCCTCGTCATCGCGCTGCTCGCGGGCGAGTACATCCTCACCTTCTTCGGCATCACGCTGAACGACCTGCGCATCGCCGGCGGCGTCCTCGTCGCGCGCACCGCCTGGGCCATGCTCGGCAACGACAGCCGCGTGACGGCGCGCGAGCACGAGGCGGCGCAGGACAAGGACGACATCTCCCTCACGCCGATGGCGACGCCGATCCTCTCCGGCCCCGGGGCCATGAGCCTCGCCGTCGGGCTCGTGTCCTACGGCAACACGCCGCTGGCGTACGGCGGCTACCTCGCCGGCTTCGTGGCGCTGGGGCTTCTCACCTGGGTGTGCCTGCGCTGGTCGGACGTCGTCGTCCGGTCGATCAGCGTCAACGCGATCGGGGCCATGAACCGCATCCTCGGCTTCCTGATCCTCGCCATCGGCGTCGACCTCGTGGTCCGTGGCGTGCGCGGCGCGCTGCTCCCGGCGTCCTGA